AATAAGGGTGGATGTATTTACACAGGGTCGATCTTTATTTGCCTTCGTTTAGTGTCATCAGGATGTAACTCCTGTTCCTGACACCCAGAGTGGGTCAAACAACATCGCTGGTGTATTGACACAAGAGGATCATTTCCAGCTGTTTATATAGGGACGTGACAAAGTGCTACACAGCAACAACAGTTTTCTCAACCTATAGAGATATTGGGAGGATTACagcgagagaaagacagacCTTCGACTGGCTGGGAGTGAACAGATGGAAAGTATGTAGTGTTTCTAGCCAAGCAGGTGTTTGGGAGTGATAATACAGAGGGAGGTGCTGGAGGTTCAGGAGGTTAAGCAGAATAGTTTAACCCTCTCTCTGTAGCTCTCTGTAAGAAAACATAAGAGTAAGAGGTGAAACACAAAGCAGGGTTCTTCTCTGTGTTGAACTTGTCACGTTCCCATGTGTTTTAAtgagtttttctttgtataGACGGTGCTGCATCTATAACAATGTTATATAATTATAGTGGCTGGTGTCAAACTATGCATGATTTACCATTGTCTGTGTGACATGGGTGTGACTGTCTTGGGGTATTTGCTGGTTTGTGGTGTTGTGTTGCACTGCATAacaacaatacatggtagaatgGTACAAACATTGGATAACAGAATAAAGTTTTCTAGTTTAACACTTTTGGGACAGAACTTATTATGTCTTGCAAAAACGTTTTTTTGTCAAAAGTGtttgcttagcttagcttagcttagcacaaggACTAGAAACAGGGGAAAACAGTTAGCCTTCCTCTGTCCAAAAGTAAgagataaaaccaaaacaaatccTTCATATAATTTTTTGTGTCCAAGCTGTTCAAAAACATAAATCTAAATAACATTTATCTGTTTTTACCAAACTAATCGATGACCCTGATTGATAAATAACATTTATGCTCCGTCGGTGCTTGATGTTGTTGATTTTACACTTTGTTTGTATCCAGTGTTACATCATGTATCAACATCCAGCTGTTACAATATAGTTATTGTACTTTTTAAACAATTCCTCATTTTAAAGCTGACTAGTTAAATGGTCTCTGTGTCCATATCTTAAAATCCTTCTTCTCATTCTTCCCAGTCTGCGCCTTTTCTCAGGTGCTTTGTCtctcaaacacatttaaaacagactCACTCACTGTTAAAACACTTACCTGCGAGAGCCCTTGTTGTTTTCACTCACTCAGCCGAGAGCCCCAGACTTAAGTGTCAGAAATAACAAAGCAGAAGTGAGCAGACCAGttgatgaggaggagacggCGACGAGCGAGGCAGGAGTTTTGCCTGCGGAGCGTCTGAATGCACTCAATCATCCACAGGAGACTTCTGACGCTGCCTGAGATTAGCAGACAGGTTGAGATTAGGGTTAGGAGGGATAATGTCTCAGATACAGATGATGGTCTGCATGAGGAGTCGAAAGAAAAGTGAGATGACACTCAGACAAATCTCAttccctgctcctctgtagTTCTCCTCCACGCTGCTTTGGAATCTTTCCTTCCCTTGAACGTTGTTATCTTCCaaagcttcttcttctgctcctcaggCTTGTTCCCTTCTTTAGTGGTTTTTGTTGATGTCACACACAACCAGTAGTCATCTGCTGTGCAATTTGACTGGTGAGCCTCACTTTAGTGTGTATGCGTCCAAGGCTGCCTGGGAGTGTTCACCTcacacactctttgtgttcctcctcttctttccccaCCTCCTTTTGGTTTAgactgctcctctctctgtcgcGGCTGTGGAGGCAGCGTCTCCATTTCTAGCAAGGTAGTTAGAATGTTGTTCTGTAGAAAGTGGCTCGTCTAATGAGCCGCTTCCCAAccacactctgtgtgtgtgtgtgtgtggttgttgtgtGAATATTGACTATTACATAACACTGGATCTGATATAGGCCTTTTAAAACGAGTGGAACAATCAGAAGGAAAAaacagggatttaaaaaaaaaaaaaaacatgcagggaGAGAGTGAGCTGGTGTTAGAAAGAACTGGATGTTGTGTTTCCAAAAAGCTTTGATGTGGAGGAAGCTGAGACTGAAAATCACGCCTCAAATTAAGATTTAATTTGCTCTAATGCATTTTTTATATCAGAACAGTGAGGATGTTAATAGCTCTGTGTGTAATTAagcttttgtgttgtgttttccagAGAGCTAATATTTTTTATGTCATGTGTCAAGGGAGTTCTATTTGACTCATTTCATAATAGAAAAATCGATCATGACCGTTGTGGCGGTTACACAACATCTAAGTGATCGGTCACGCTCTGGAAAAGTTGCCCTAGCAGCCTGTGCATGATGCCGTGCTGTTTGCTCTTCACTGTTTGAATTCAAACTCGAATACGCAGCTAATTTCAGAttgttttgtgatttttattCTAACTTGCAGGAGCGATATCACCTCATTTTATCAGCGTCTCTCTCCTCTACCCAACAGTTGTCGTCATGCCATCATCTCCAAGTTCTTCGGGGACAAGGCTCCAAACTGTGCCGGCTCCTGCGACTTCTGCCGCGACCCTAAAGCGGTTCGAGCCCAGCTGGAGAAGGGAGCCACCCTCAGCACCAGAaccgctgcagctcagagcaaCGAGCCCACGGGACCGTTTGGCTTCATTCCCAAACAGTATGAAGGTGGACGGAAGGGCTACGGCTTTGAGAGGCAGGACATTTGATTTGTCCCAGTAGGGATGTCATAGTTCTGATGTGTGTAATATAATTtcatgcagcagcagtggactGACACTGATCTCACACCGTGTAGGTTTGATGAAGGGGAGAACAGCGGCAGTGAAGATGACGGCTCACACAGGAAAAAGGAGTTTACTGACCTCTTCAAGAAGCAGATGAACCTACGGAAGGTGAAAAACTCAGTGTTCAATAATATAAACCCTCTCTAAAACAACTCTGTACATTGTTTAGCATTTAGTTTCTAGTCTGTACATCTGCTCACCAGCTGTGGGTAGCAGAAAGACAGGGCGCTGCTGGGGCCCCTGTAACTGCAGCTCGTAGTAAATCGCTCCCACATGTTCAGTGGAGCTGTGGCACAACACTGAAGGCAAGCGATTCCTCAGCAGGTCCAAGTGGAGCCAGTTTACAACACGTACAATAAAATAAGGAATGTCATAATGTTAAATAGTAAAAGAAGAACTTAAACGAACAGGAAGGTTTCATCGTAATGGAAATTAAAGGGAACTACATTTGagttttaaggtgaatgaaGAGAAATACCAGATTAATGTGTTgctatattaaatatatatacacgcCCTATAggagaaatgtaataaaacatatGTGCCTCAACTCTTCCAAGTCAGGTCGATTTTTATCAGCAGTGATGATCCCACGATCTCACATCATCATCTAAGTTCTTTGAGAGACTCCAGGCACCCAGAATTAAATAGTGTTTGTTCCACTTTGCCTTTAAAGCCactgaagctgacattgtgtttgttttttgaaactCAAATGAAAAGCATCAGTCGGGCAACGTCCCAATTCCCACCgagttttgtgaaaatctgTTATTTTGACATGGAGAAAACACTACCCTGCATTTCTATAACTAACTACTGACTTCTGTCTGTGTTGCTTCAGGGAACTGACCGTCAGAGGGGAGATTTCGTTCCTCCAGGTAAAATcagtgaagaagaaaataacTGTGAATCAATACGCAGGCTGATGTTTACTGTCAACGTAACTGCTGTGTCCCTCTGTGCAGACGACAGCTGCCGACTCCGAGATGCCAGCAGCCAGAGGATCCCCAGGCTCACGGTGAAGGTACAGAGGAGCAGTCGAACGCCACCAACACATTCCTCATACCCGCTGCACTCATTAACACGTCTGCAGGAATTCAGTGACTCAGGTGTCATGTGATGCGAAGGGAGACGGTGGAGCCAACGTTTCAACTGAGCAGCACAACAGCACCACTGAGTGAATACcaacacagagacaaggagacgGCAGCACACTGCCACTGTGGCTCATTTATGTATTACATAaacatgtgtatttttaatTCAATCTATTTCACGTGAAGATACATCAACTCCACACATGAGAGTGAtaagaaaatgtgtttgctttgtCATCTCGTACAAAATGAAAATCTTAACCTTTTAGAAATGAGGACTTAAAAATACAGATGTAAATACAGATTGTGTCTGAACTCCTATAGCAGACTAAATTCTTTTAATTCTTCTGTTATTAATaacttatttaataaataactttttatttgtcactgtttttatttgattgttaaTTCCCTTATTTTCCAGGCCAGAGAGCACTGCCTGTACCTCTTGGAAGAGGCAATAcatgaccaccagggggcaggagGCACATTCATGTGAGTATGCAGACACATCCTTGAATCATCATTCTCATGCATACTTGATTTTCTTCAGAATCATCAATCGCCTTACGCtgttctccctctcccctccatcTCTCAGCTACGACCCTCTGTCCTCGGCGGCGGATATGGAACACGAGGTCTTCAAGAGCAGCAAGTCTTCCAACTTGTACAAGGCTGCTGTGCTGAAGAAGGTAAGTTCCCACTGTTCTGCTGCTGATGAAAGGAAGATACACATCCCCCAACTCGTCTCTTATTCTGAAGGTGGCAGAAATGAAGAAAGCAGCGACTTCCTCGactggaggagaaaagggaaaaggagACAAGACGACCAGCAGCGGTGAAGCTGGAGAAGTTGAGTCGAAACCCACAGGGGAAgcatccacctcctcttcttcgtcctTTTCTCCGGAGCTGCAGGGGTTCACACCTGCATCTGAAATCTACTCTGTAAGATTCCCCTGATGCACACTGTTCTCATGGTGGAGCTTCAGAAAATCCTTACATTATTGTGTTTTGCATTGTTCCTGCAGCTGAAGCGTAAGCGGGTAGGAGCCGGCCTGAGGGGCTCATCCGACCCCTTCAAGACCGCCAAGGAACTGCTGGCGCTCTCCATGCTGGAAACTGCTTCAAACAAAGGCTCAGAGAGTGGTGGCTTTTACAATGACGGCTCAGGAGACTGTGGAGAGTCGTCTGTCAAGGGCAACAAGGagagaacaaacacagacacgtcCTCAGCTGTAACATCGTCCATCAGAGACAGAGCAAACGCAGTCGCTGCCCCCATGGACAGCCCGACCAAAGCCGGCAAAGCCACGAGCaagaagcagcagaagctgGTGGAGGCGGCGAAGAGCTCCCGCAACATTTCTCAGTATTTTGCAAAGAAGCAAACAACGGAAAAAAGCCAGGAGGAGCCACCGGAGCTGAAGGGACCTGATGATGTGGAGTCTCCATCTTCCACCTTACTCCAGCAGGAAGACACCATCCAGCTGGAGGACTCACTTTCCAGTGTGGACGCTATGGAGGACAGTCCTGTGGAGTCAGAGGCTCGGGATGTGACGCAGGAGGAAAGTAGAAATGAAGTGATCGTTAtagctgatgatgatgacgaggaGGAAACTCATCAAACAGAGACTTTAGAGCTGAAGCAGATTCATGAAACATCTCATCAGGAACTGAGGTCTGCAAATAAGGGATTTCACCATTTAATGAAAactttgctgcttttttttatcaactGTAACAGAATATTTTTACCcctaaaacagaaaagaagaaaaagaagaagaagaagcagccaaACCAGCTCTAATACCAGAGGTGGGTGTCTCTGTCTAATCCAGTCTGATGACAGATTCCCTGCACAGTAGCTGATGATGATGCTTGTGTCCAGTTGACAGAGAACCTGAAGGCAAACAGAGAGTCGTCGTCTCCTCCGCCGAAACGCAGCCGGCctccagacagcagcagcaggagagtgaCCTTCAACCCCAACGTGCAGGAGAGGGCCCTGCAGCCGGCGGGTGAGCCGCCCACGCCTCTGACGCTGAAGGAGGCGGCCGATGTCGTCGTTCGATACCTGGACCCGTTTTACACTCGGGGGAAGTTTGCCACGAAGGTGTGAGAGATGATTATTGTTTCATGTTTGTAGAGAAGCAGCCGAGAGAAATGAAATAACGTGTTTGACGTGTTTGATGGTGAATTTATCAGCGGTTGCTTTCTTTGGTTTCAGGAGCTGTTCAAGTCCTTTGCTCGCTACTTGTCTCATCTTCTAACTGAAGGAACGAGTCGGGGAAAAGGTCAaggtaaatacacaaaaaatacataacaaaaataaacaatgccACAactgtttacaaacacaaaaagctcCTGAATCTTGTCTTTTGAGGCTGACGTCTTTATTGGCGTCTCTTCTCTTCAAAGTtgagatatttatatttcagttttgCGTCAAGTACGTGTTCGATACGTCCTCAACACTcccactcgctcactgtgaaGTTTCCAGACTGCTTTATTCTCACCCAGGCTCAAAAATGtgtattcatttcatttcatttttcatgtcaCGTACAGCCCCCTCTGGATAACACATGTCAGTTCAGTGCTCGTCTGAAACCAGCTCcactctctggtctctctgttTCCACAGTTAAAGCAGAAGCCAAAGCTCTCATCAAGAAGTTCTTCAGCAAAGTCCGGCGCTGTGAGAGCGAGGCCGACTGGAAGCACCTCAAAAGATCGCCCAGCTGTAACGCCTCAGAGAACAAGGAATGATGGGAAAGGGGAAACGTCGCCTTTTTTATGGCCGACCCCTTCGCCTCCTCTTCGTCAGTGCCTCTCGTTTCATTGATCTCAGGCTTTGCCACCGACGCCTCTCGACCAGTTTCATGGTCGATCCGCTGCTAAACTTCTGCTTTCGGTCTGTTGCTGTTTGTCAGCAATAAAATATGGAGCCGGAGATTGCAGAAGCAGAACGATGACGCGTTTTCTTTTATGTCTCTGGCTGTTCGCTGAAGGTTGTGTACACTTTGCATTTCTGACGACCGGAACTTGAAATGACtgaacaggcaaaaacagactTCATCTCAGTGTAGTGAGGGAATATTGTGTATGTGGCACTGCACTCTTCTTTTTGTCTCCTTTTCTCCTGCACTTCTACATGATTCAAGTCTGTGTTGATTTTCATACTGAGAATCACTGGAGGTTATCCTCTGGGGATCATGAATGTCTGCACTCAATGTCCAATCCACAGAATAGGCCTTACTCAGGTTGTCAGTGATGTGAAGTGTACACACTCTGAAGTAAACTGGTCAAAGCATAAAAACACACTATGAATTAAACCTCATTGTTCTGTGTTGtaatggatttttttattttttt
Above is a genomic segment from Pleuronectes platessa chromosome 16, fPlePla1.1, whole genome shotgun sequence containing:
- the recql5 gene encoding ATP-dependent DNA helicase Q5, giving the protein MTASVKAALKTHFGFDGFRTKVQEDVVSAVLRGDRDVFVCMPTGAGKSLCYQLPAVLAEGITLVISPLIALIQDQVQRLRELNIPACSINSKLPVGERRLIMGDLESSQPKLKLLYITPEMLASSSFRPCLTGLLSRGLLSYMAVDEAHCVSQWGHDFRPDYLKLGELRARLPGVPCLALTATAPKNVQEDILKSLRMQLPLSFVTEVFRSNLHYDVIFLELLPTPYVHLHAFIKQALALDSGSNGQGCGIVYCRTRDGCETVAYQLTKLGVLSKPYHAGLKTVDRTEAQNEWMQGKVLVIVATISFGMGVDKANVRFVAHWNLAKSLASYYQESGRAGRDGLPASCRTYYSRRDKEQINFLIRQEVGRRQKKRGSSKEADKSAIKDFEAMVSFCEKEGCRHAIISKFFGDKAPNCAGSCDFCRDPKAVRAQLEKGATLSTRTAAAQSNEPTGPFGFIPKQYEGGRKGYGFERFDEGENSGSEDDGSHRKKEFTDLFKKQMNLRKGTDRQRGDFVPPDDSCRLRDASSQRIPRLTVKAREHCLYLLEEAIHDHQGAGGTFIYDPLSSAADMEHEVFKSSKSSNLYKAAVLKKVAEMKKAATSSTGGEKGKGDKTTSSGEAGEVESKPTGEASTSSSSSFSPELQGFTPASEIYSLKRKRVGAGLRGSSDPFKTAKELLALSMLETASNKGSESGGFYNDGSGDCGESSVKGNKERTNTDTSSAVTSSIRDRANAVAAPMDSPTKAGKATSKKQQKLVEAAKSSRNISQYFAKKQTTEKSQEEPPELKGPDDVESPSSTLLQQEDTIQLEDSLSSVDAMEDSPVESEARDVTQEESRNEVIVIADDDDEEETHQTETLELKQIHETSHQELRKEEKEEEEAAKPALIPELTENLKANRESSSPPPKRSRPPDSSSRRVTFNPNVQERALQPAGEPPTPLTLKEAADVVVRYLDPFYTRGKFATKELFKSFARYLSHLLTEGTSRGKGQVKAEAKALIKKFFSKVRRCESEADWKHLKRSPSCNASENKE